One window of Trinickia caryophylli genomic DNA carries:
- a CDS encoding aldehyde dehydrogenase family protein — MQIIDTIYIDGAFVTPRGEELFDLFNPATQQVIGRVRLAAEADARDAIAAAKRAFPAFSHTTKRERIGMLKRMHEAVAAREDALFEAIVEEYGAPVSRGRWMARHAGNVLRDAARMLEDYAFTRRAGTAEVTMQPLGVAGLITPWNSDAGFICGKLASALAAGCTAVVKPSEMSAIQTRVVTQALHEAGLPPGVFNIVTGRGETVGAQISSHPDVAKVSFTGSTAVGKTILRTAADTLKRVTLELGGKSPVIVLDDANFDEAVPLALEAGFMNSGQACIAGTRILVPQRRLADFEARVVRAIAGIRAGDPRDPRTSIGPMVSQKQWDRVQRYIRVGMEEGARLIAGGPGRPDGIATGWFVRPTVFSDVSNDMTIAREEIFGPVLSIIAYRDTEHAIAIANDTPYGLQAYVLSPDIARARSVASQIEAGRVLVNSLAHEPAAPFGGFKQSGIGREYGTFGLEAFLEPKSVLGVS, encoded by the coding sequence ATGCAGATCATCGACACCATTTATATCGACGGGGCGTTCGTCACGCCGCGCGGAGAAGAATTGTTCGACCTTTTCAATCCGGCGACGCAGCAAGTGATCGGCCGCGTTCGTCTGGCAGCCGAAGCGGATGCGCGCGATGCCATCGCTGCGGCCAAACGCGCGTTTCCGGCGTTTTCGCACACCACCAAGCGTGAGCGCATCGGCATGCTGAAGCGGATGCACGAAGCCGTTGCGGCCAGGGAAGATGCGCTTTTCGAAGCCATCGTCGAGGAATATGGGGCACCGGTGTCGCGCGGCCGCTGGATGGCCCGCCATGCCGGCAACGTGCTGCGGGATGCTGCCCGCATGCTCGAAGACTATGCGTTCACCCGCCGCGCCGGCACCGCCGAAGTGACGATGCAGCCGCTCGGCGTGGCGGGGCTGATCACGCCCTGGAACAGCGATGCCGGCTTCATTTGCGGCAAACTCGCGAGCGCGCTCGCCGCTGGCTGCACGGCCGTCGTCAAACCGAGCGAGATGAGCGCCATTCAGACGCGCGTGGTGACCCAGGCGCTGCACGAAGCCGGTCTGCCACCCGGCGTGTTCAACATCGTCACCGGCCGCGGCGAAACGGTCGGCGCACAGATCAGTTCGCATCCCGACGTGGCGAAGGTATCGTTCACAGGCTCGACAGCCGTCGGCAAGACGATCCTGCGCACGGCCGCCGATACGCTCAAGCGCGTGACGTTGGAGCTTGGCGGCAAATCGCCCGTCATCGTGCTGGACGACGCGAACTTCGACGAAGCCGTGCCGCTCGCGCTCGAGGCCGGCTTCATGAACAGCGGACAAGCGTGCATCGCGGGCACCCGCATACTCGTGCCGCAGCGCCGGCTCGCGGACTTCGAGGCACGTGTCGTGCGCGCCATTGCGGGCATCCGGGCCGGCGACCCGCGCGACCCGCGCACGAGCATCGGGCCGATGGTCAGCCAGAAGCAATGGGACCGCGTGCAGCGGTACATCCGTGTCGGAATGGAAGAAGGCGCGCGGCTGATTGCCGGCGGGCCGGGACGCCCGGACGGTATCGCAACGGGCTGGTTCGTCCGCCCGACCGTCTTCAGCGATGTGTCGAACGACATGACCATCGCGCGCGAGGAAATATTCGGACCTGTGCTTTCGATCATCGCGTACCGCGATACCGAACACGCGATCGCCATTGCCAACGATACGCCCTATGGCTTGCAGGCTTACGTGCTGTCGCCCGACATCGCGCGGGCACGCTCGGTGGCATCGCAAATCGAAGCGGGGCGCGTGCTCGTCAACTCGCTCGCGCATGAACCCGCCGCACCTTTCGGTGGCTTCAAGCAATCGGGCATTGGCCGCGAGTACGGCACGTTCGGCCTGGAGGCGTTTCTCGAACCGAAATCGGTGCTCGGCGTATCGTGA
- a CDS encoding LysR family transcriptional regulator, whose amino-acid sequence MRTSGLLELEAVLAVARHRSFRAAAVEMGVSTSALSHAVAALEARIGVRLFNRTTRSVSLSEAGGQFVSAVAPALSAIRLALEQAGSFRDTPSGTLRINTSVGAANRVMPVFIAFLQRYPDMKLDIVTEGRLVDIVVEGFDAGIRLAETVPQDMIAVPFGDPLRFAVVGTPAYIAQHGAPRTPADLKAHRCIRSRMPSGAIAHWEFARRGQTVRFDGEGALTLDEPGLMLAAARAGLGLAYLTEWNVSADLAAGTLVRVLEDWTPPLDGLCLYYPGRRHVPAGLRALIEMIRERAGSPA is encoded by the coding sequence ATGAGGACGTCCGGCCTGCTCGAACTCGAAGCCGTACTGGCGGTGGCGCGTCATCGCAGCTTCCGGGCGGCCGCTGTAGAGATGGGCGTGTCGACGTCCGCGCTCAGCCACGCGGTAGCGGCGCTCGAGGCGCGTATCGGCGTTCGGCTCTTCAATCGCACCACACGCAGCGTCTCGCTATCCGAAGCCGGGGGGCAATTCGTGAGCGCGGTTGCACCGGCGTTATCCGCGATCCGGCTCGCGCTCGAGCAGGCGGGCAGCTTCCGCGACACGCCGTCGGGCACCCTGCGCATCAATACTTCGGTGGGCGCCGCGAACCGGGTCATGCCGGTCTTCATCGCGTTCTTGCAGCGCTACCCCGACATGAAGCTCGATATCGTGACGGAAGGACGGCTCGTCGACATCGTGGTCGAAGGCTTCGATGCCGGTATCCGCCTCGCCGAAACGGTGCCGCAGGATATGATCGCCGTCCCGTTCGGCGACCCGCTGCGGTTTGCCGTCGTGGGCACGCCTGCGTACATTGCGCAACACGGCGCACCGCGCACGCCTGCCGATCTCAAGGCCCACCGTTGCATACGCTCGCGCATGCCGAGCGGGGCAATTGCTCACTGGGAGTTCGCCCGGCGTGGGCAGACGGTGCGCTTCGACGGCGAGGGTGCGCTGACGCTCGACGAGCCGGGCCTGATGCTCGCGGCGGCGCGGGCGGGCCTCGGGCTCGCCTATCTGACCGAATGGAACGTCAGCGCCGATCTGGCCGCCGGCACGCTCGTGCGCGTGCTGGAGGACTGGACGCCCCCACTCGACGGGCTTTGTCTTTACTATCCGGGCCGGCGCCATGTGCCGGCCGGATTGCGCGCCTTGATCGAGATGATTCGCGAGCGGGCGGGTTCGCCGGCTTGA
- a CDS encoding methyl-accepting chemotaxis protein, which produces MRNNGPVTQREYELTDDITLMSTTDTKSRILYGNAAFVEVSGFTREELEGQPHNIVRHPDMPSEAYADMWKTLEGGEPWTAIVKNRRKDGDHYWVRANAMPVVQRGQTVGYMSVRTRPSREEVASAEALYAAMREGRAGSVGFHKGVVVRMGWRRFTSALKTMTVRWRIRSTLIALVALVSAATWAAGETGGHLGAIAGATAVAATLASLWLEAQIAVPLETLRRHALRVASGDGRDTLEIDRVDEIGMTLRTINQLGLVLRWLVDDVSEQVRHVEVGINEFAQGNADLSSRTEQAASSVQQTASSMAQMTSSVKSNADTASAANDLSSAASEAAAMGGRAVGEVVHTMNDITASSRKIGDIIGVIDGIAFQTNILALNAAVEAARAGEQGRGFAVVAGEVRSLAQRSAQAAKEIKSLIDASVGKVESGAKLVDDAGRTMEDIVAQVKRVSDLIAEISSATNEQSAGVAQIDSAVSDLDNITQQNAALVEQSAAALASLRQQATRLVQAVTVFR; this is translated from the coding sequence ATGCGCAATAACGGCCCCGTCACCCAACGCGAATACGAATTGACCGACGACATCACCCTGATGTCGACGACCGACACGAAAAGCCGCATCCTCTACGGGAACGCGGCCTTCGTGGAGGTCAGCGGCTTCACCCGCGAGGAGCTGGAGGGGCAGCCACACAACATCGTTCGCCATCCCGACATGCCGAGCGAAGCGTATGCGGATATGTGGAAGACGCTCGAGGGCGGCGAGCCGTGGACGGCCATCGTCAAGAACCGGCGCAAGGACGGCGATCACTACTGGGTACGCGCCAATGCGATGCCCGTGGTGCAGCGCGGGCAGACGGTCGGCTACATGTCCGTGCGCACGCGTCCGTCGCGCGAGGAAGTGGCGTCCGCCGAAGCGCTTTACGCGGCGATGCGCGAAGGCCGCGCGGGCAGCGTCGGATTCCATAAGGGCGTGGTCGTGCGCATGGGCTGGCGCCGCTTCACGTCGGCCCTCAAGACGATGACCGTACGGTGGCGCATCCGCTCGACCCTCATCGCACTCGTTGCGCTGGTAAGCGCGGCAACGTGGGCCGCCGGCGAGACGGGCGGCCACCTGGGTGCGATCGCCGGCGCGACGGCCGTGGCTGCCACGCTTGCATCGCTCTGGCTCGAAGCGCAGATTGCGGTCCCGCTCGAGACGTTGCGCAGACACGCACTGCGTGTGGCATCGGGAGACGGGCGCGACACGCTCGAGATCGATCGTGTCGACGAGATCGGCATGACGTTGCGTACGATCAATCAACTGGGCCTGGTTCTGCGTTGGCTCGTCGACGACGTGAGCGAGCAGGTGCGTCACGTCGAAGTGGGCATCAACGAATTTGCGCAAGGCAACGCGGATTTGAGTTCGCGCACCGAACAGGCTGCCTCGAGCGTGCAGCAAACCGCGTCTTCGATGGCGCAGATGACATCGTCGGTGAAGAGCAATGCCGATACGGCTTCGGCGGCCAACGATCTGTCGAGCGCGGCGAGCGAAGCGGCGGCGATGGGAGGGCGCGCGGTGGGCGAGGTCGTGCATACGATGAACGACATCACGGCCAGCTCGCGCAAGATCGGCGACATCATCGGCGTGATCGACGGCATCGCGTTTCAGACCAACATCCTGGCGTTGAACGCGGCCGTCGAGGCGGCCCGCGCGGGCGAGCAGGGGCGCGGCTTCGCCGTGGTTGCCGGCGAGGTGCGCAGTCTCGCGCAACGCAGCGCGCAGGCCGCCAAGGAAATCAAGTCGCTCATCGATGCGAGCGTAGGCAAGGTGGAATCGGGCGCGAAGCTCGTCGACGACGCCGGCCGCACGATGGAAGACATCGTCGCCCAGGTCAAGCGCGTGTCCGATCTCATCGCCGAAATCAGTTCGGCGACGAACGAGCAGAGCGCCGGCGTTGCACAGATCGACAGTGCCGTAAGCGATCTCGACAACATCACCCAGCAAAACGCCGCGCTCGTCGAGCAAAGCGCGGCCGCGCTCGCAAGCCTCAGGCAGCAGGCCACGCGGCTCGTGCAGGCCGTGACCGTATTCCGCTGA
- a CDS encoding class I SAM-dependent methyltransferase: MTDLIKRASTEARAFRSTSRRHARTAATEGRAPKLNSKRGRGLDDASGADASTLIDMPRKPRFAPVTFSEEGGVRYLHFGTEWVQGAMRIRKPDHIELEYAQQMMAWLLFLETPKRIVQLGLGTGALTKFAYRFLPRARVEAVELNPAVVVAARTMFALPSDDSRLAVHEADAWDFVNDRANHGTVGALQVDLYDATARGPVLDSVAFYRAARACLGEAGVMTVNLFGDHPSFVRNMKHLKAAFDARVIALPEVHEGNRIVLAFSGPALSVPFAALDTRAKLIEGTLRLPARKWVSALKAVLPPGVTTFDI; this comes from the coding sequence ATGACCGATCTCATCAAGCGCGCTTCGACCGAAGCGCGCGCGTTTCGCAGCACGTCCCGCCGCCATGCCCGCACCGCGGCAACCGAAGGCAGGGCCCCCAAACTCAACAGCAAGCGCGGTCGGGGGCTGGACGATGCGTCGGGCGCCGATGCATCGACTCTGATCGACATGCCCCGCAAGCCGCGCTTCGCGCCCGTTACGTTCTCGGAAGAGGGGGGCGTGCGCTATCTGCATTTCGGCACCGAATGGGTGCAGGGCGCGATGCGCATCCGCAAGCCGGATCACATCGAACTCGAGTATGCGCAGCAGATGATGGCGTGGCTGCTCTTTCTGGAGACGCCGAAGCGCATCGTGCAACTGGGGCTCGGCACGGGCGCGCTCACGAAGTTCGCTTATCGCTTCTTGCCCCGCGCGCGCGTGGAGGCGGTCGAGCTGAACCCGGCTGTCGTGGTCGCGGCGCGCACGATGTTCGCGTTGCCCTCCGACGACTCTCGCCTCGCCGTGCACGAGGCCGACGCATGGGACTTCGTCAACGACCGGGCCAACCACGGAACGGTCGGTGCACTGCAGGTCGACCTCTATGACGCGACGGCCCGCGGGCCGGTGCTCGACAGCGTGGCGTTCTATCGCGCCGCGCGCGCATGCCTGGGCGAGGCGGGCGTGATGACGGTGAATCTGTTCGGCGATCACCCGAGTTTCGTGCGCAACATGAAGCACCTGAAGGCGGCGTTCGACGCTCGCGTGATCGCGTTGCCCGAGGTTCACGAAGGCAACCGGATCGTCCTCGCATTTTCCGGGCCCGCCCTCAGCGTGCCGTTCGCCGCGCTCGACACGCGCGCGAAGCTGATCGAGGGCACGCTCCGTCTGCCGGCGCGCAAGTGGGTGAGCGCGCTGAAGGCGGTGCTGCCCCCAGGCGTGACCACGTTCGACATCTGA
- a CDS encoding DUF3311 domain-containing protein, with translation MAHDADAKRAAKRWLWLLVIPWIAMIWVPSYNKVDPQLWGFPYFYWYQLFWVLVSAVITAVVYFKTKNVSRPDAGRGDAQ, from the coding sequence ATGGCTCACGACGCCGACGCCAAAAGAGCCGCCAAACGCTGGCTCTGGCTGCTGGTCATTCCCTGGATCGCGATGATCTGGGTGCCGTCATACAACAAGGTCGACCCGCAGCTCTGGGGCTTCCCGTACTTCTACTGGTACCAGCTCTTCTGGGTGCTCGTGAGCGCCGTGATCACGGCGGTCGTCTATTTCAAGACCAAGAACGTGTCCAGGCCGGACGCAGGCCGGGGAGACGCACAATGA
- the mctP gene encoding monocarboxylate uptake permease MctP, whose amino-acid sequence MNATATIVFVLFFVAVTILGFVAAHWRRGDLAHLEEWGLGGRRFGTIVTWFLLGGDLYTAYTFVAVPALVFGAGAMGFFALPYTILIYPFAFVVFPKLWAVAKRHGYVTSADFVSARYGSRMLALAVAVTGIVATMPYIALQLVGIEVVIGALGFNTSGFVGDLPLIIAFAILAAYTYTSGLRAPAMIAVVKDLLIYITIAVAIIVIPMQLGGFSHIFATVPPAKLLLKAPDASSLNGYSAYASLAVGSALALFLYPHSVTAILSSSSGNTIRRNMAMLPAYSLVLGLLALLGFMALASGVKDMPEFAPYFKAFGPNFAVPALFLHFFPSWFVGVAFAAIGIGALVPAAIMSIAAANLYTRNIHREFVNRNMSHEQETNVAKLVSLIVKVGAVAFILGLPLTYAIQLQLLGGIWIIQTLPAIVLGLYTRKLDYRGLLAGWAVGIGVGTWMAASQGLKSSIFTLHVGGLAIPGYAALWSLAVNIIVAVVMSVIVRAIGMAASVDRTRPEDYLDAIES is encoded by the coding sequence ATGAATGCGACCGCAACGATCGTCTTCGTTCTCTTTTTTGTCGCCGTCACGATTCTCGGCTTCGTGGCCGCGCACTGGCGCCGCGGCGACCTCGCGCATCTCGAGGAGTGGGGTCTCGGTGGCCGGCGCTTCGGTACGATCGTCACCTGGTTTCTGCTCGGCGGCGATCTTTACACGGCCTATACATTCGTTGCCGTGCCCGCGCTCGTATTCGGTGCCGGCGCAATGGGCTTTTTCGCGTTGCCCTATACGATCCTCATCTATCCGTTCGCGTTCGTCGTCTTTCCGAAGCTGTGGGCCGTTGCCAAGCGCCATGGATACGTGACCTCGGCCGATTTCGTGAGTGCGCGTTACGGAAGCCGCATGCTCGCGCTTGCCGTGGCCGTGACCGGTATCGTGGCGACGATGCCGTACATCGCACTGCAACTGGTCGGTATCGAGGTCGTGATCGGCGCGCTCGGCTTCAACACCTCGGGCTTCGTAGGCGATCTGCCGCTCATCATCGCATTCGCGATTCTCGCGGCCTACACCTATACGTCGGGGCTTCGTGCGCCGGCGATGATCGCCGTCGTCAAGGATCTGCTGATCTACATCACGATCGCAGTAGCCATCATCGTGATTCCGATGCAGTTGGGCGGGTTCTCGCACATCTTCGCGACCGTGCCGCCCGCGAAACTGTTGCTCAAAGCGCCGGACGCCTCGAGCCTCAACGGCTATAGCGCGTATGCCTCGCTTGCCGTCGGCTCCGCGCTCGCGCTCTTCCTGTATCCGCACTCGGTCACGGCGATTCTTTCGTCGTCGTCGGGCAACACGATTCGCCGCAACATGGCGATGCTGCCGGCCTATTCGCTCGTGCTCGGCCTGCTTGCGCTGCTCGGCTTCATGGCGCTCGCCTCGGGCGTGAAGGACATGCCGGAATTCGCGCCTTACTTCAAGGCGTTCGGGCCGAACTTCGCCGTCCCCGCGCTCTTCCTGCATTTCTTCCCGTCGTGGTTCGTCGGTGTGGCTTTCGCCGCCATCGGTATCGGCGCGCTCGTGCCGGCCGCCATCATGTCGATTGCGGCGGCGAACCTCTACACGCGCAACATCCACCGGGAGTTCGTCAATCGCAACATGTCGCACGAGCAGGAGACGAACGTTGCGAAGCTGGTCTCGCTGATCGTCAAGGTGGGCGCGGTCGCCTTCATTCTCGGCCTGCCGCTCACCTACGCGATCCAACTGCAACTGCTCGGCGGCATTTGGATCATCCAGACGCTGCCCGCCATCGTCCTCGGTCTCTATACGCGCAAGCTCGACTATCGCGGGCTGTTGGCCGGCTGGGCCGTGGGTATCGGCGTCGGTACCTGGATGGCGGCCTCGCAGGGTCTGAAAAGCTCGATCTTCACGCTGCACGTGGGCGGGCTCGCGATTCCAGGTTACGCGGCGCTCTGGTCGCTTGCCGTCAATATCATCGTGGCGGTCGTCATGAGCGTCATCGTGCGCGCGATCGGCATGGCCGCGTCGGTCGATCGCACGCGCCCCGAGGATTACCTCGACGCGATCGAGAGCTGA
- a CDS encoding FUSC family protein: MALLIHPRVLAARVARAATSPYYRYRYAPALHAVRVGLAMLASILVTTGIDIPNGIWASVTVLTVIGGLQHHGNIRKRALERALGTVLGALVGLLLLFQLHVIGSMPLTFVLMSIAAGVCGYFAIGRAGYVALLTAITICIVAGHGDSTIDMGLWRTLNVLIGIVLALAFSFALPLYATYSWRYLLARNLRDCAQLYTRIVTGAPIDEGEQLATFAALGQRLVKLRALMPSVAKEIDLPLKDLESIQHLHRSLLSALEMMSAAAQAEPHDVVSTFATGKRDAHVRTARATLIVMARSLRFGSNIGVWRPAAEAAAPAGAVPAGAVPAVAPSSGPQWVARRFAEQVDTLRMLLAQTEAYWNIERRQPARP, translated from the coding sequence ATGGCCTTGCTCATTCATCCGCGCGTCTTGGCGGCGCGCGTCGCACGCGCGGCGACGTCGCCCTACTACCGCTATCGCTATGCGCCGGCGCTGCACGCCGTGCGCGTCGGACTCGCGATGCTCGCGTCGATTCTCGTCACGACGGGCATCGACATTCCCAACGGCATCTGGGCTTCGGTGACGGTCCTCACCGTCATCGGCGGTCTGCAGCATCACGGTAACATCCGCAAGCGCGCACTCGAGCGCGCGCTCGGGACGGTGCTGGGGGCGCTGGTGGGCCTGCTGTTGCTGTTCCAACTGCACGTCATCGGCTCGATGCCGCTTACGTTCGTACTGATGTCGATCGCGGCGGGTGTCTGCGGGTACTTTGCCATCGGGCGGGCAGGCTATGTGGCGCTGCTTACCGCGATCACGATCTGCATCGTTGCGGGCCATGGCGACAGCACGATCGATATGGGCCTCTGGCGGACTTTGAATGTACTGATCGGTATCGTGCTGGCGTTGGCGTTCTCGTTTGCGCTACCGCTCTACGCCACTTATTCGTGGCGCTATCTGTTGGCGCGCAACCTGCGCGACTGCGCGCAGCTCTATACGCGTATCGTCACCGGCGCGCCGATCGACGAGGGCGAGCAACTCGCCACCTTCGCGGCGCTCGGCCAACGGCTCGTGAAGCTGCGCGCGCTGATGCCCTCCGTCGCCAAGGAAATCGATCTGCCGCTCAAGGATCTCGAGTCGATCCAGCATTTGCATCGGTCCCTCCTCAGCGCGCTCGAGATGATGTCGGCGGCCGCGCAGGCCGAGCCGCATGACGTGGTGTCGACGTTCGCCACGGGCAAGCGCGACGCGCATGTTCGCACGGCGCGGGCGACGCTGATCGTCATGGCGCGCTCGCTGCGTTTCGGCTCGAACATCGGAGTATGGCGGCCGGCCGCGGAAGCCGCGGCGCCGGCCGGCGCAGTGCCCGCCGGCGCAGTGCCCGCGGTAGCGCCCTCGAGCGGGCCTCAGTGGGTGGCCCGGCGCTTCGCGGAGCAGGTCGACACATTGCGGATGCTGCTCGCCCAGACGGAGGCGTACTGGAATATCGAGCGCCGTCAGCCCGCTCGGCCGTAG
- the tal gene encoding transaldolase gives MTNALDQLKQYTIVVADTGDFQQLAQYKPRDATTNPSLILKAVQKDAYKPLLEKTVREHAGKPVSAIIDHLLIAFGCEILKIIPGRVSTEVDARLSFDAQASIDKAHELIKLYEAAGIGRERVLIKLASTWEGVRAAEVLQKEGVNCNMTLLFAPVQAAACAEAGAKLISPFVGRIYDWYKKQAGSNWDEATMGGANDPGVQSVRRIFGYYKKFGYKTEVMGASFRTTSQILELAGCDLLTISPDLLQKLHDSSEPVERKLSPEAFANEPIERIAVDEPAFRFQLNDDAMATEKLAEGIRAFAADALKLEKLVEALR, from the coding sequence ATGACCAATGCCCTTGATCAACTGAAGCAATACACGATCGTCGTCGCGGATACGGGCGACTTCCAGCAGCTTGCCCAGTACAAGCCGCGCGACGCGACCACGAACCCCTCGCTGATCCTCAAGGCCGTGCAAAAGGACGCCTACAAGCCGCTGCTCGAAAAAACCGTGCGCGAGCACGCGGGCAAGCCGGTGAGCGCGATCATCGATCACCTGCTGATCGCATTCGGCTGCGAAATCCTCAAGATCATTCCGGGACGCGTGTCGACCGAGGTCGACGCACGGCTCTCGTTCGACGCCCAAGCCTCCATCGACAAGGCGCATGAGCTCATCAAGCTCTACGAGGCAGCCGGCATCGGCCGCGAGCGCGTGCTGATCAAGCTCGCGTCCACCTGGGAAGGCGTGCGGGCAGCCGAGGTGCTGCAAAAAGAGGGCGTGAACTGCAACATGACGCTGCTTTTTGCGCCCGTGCAGGCCGCGGCCTGCGCCGAGGCCGGCGCGAAGCTGATCTCGCCGTTCGTCGGCCGCATCTACGACTGGTACAAGAAGCAGGCGGGCAGCAACTGGGACGAAGCCACGATGGGTGGCGCCAACGACCCGGGCGTGCAATCGGTACGGCGCATCTTCGGCTACTACAAGAAGTTCGGCTACAAGACGGAAGTGATGGGCGCGAGCTTCCGCACCACGAGCCAGATTCTCGAGCTCGCGGGCTGCGATCTGCTGACCATCAGCCCCGATCTGCTGCAAAAGCTGCATGACAGCAGCGAGCCGGTCGAACGCAAGCTGTCGCCCGAGGCGTTCGCGAACGAGCCGATCGAGCGCATCGCCGTGGACGAGCCCGCTTTCCGCTTCCAGCTCAACGACGACGCGATGGCAACCGAAAAGCTCGCGGAGGGGATTCGCGCGTTCGCGGCCGATGCCCTCAAGCTCGAAAAGCTGGTGGAAGCGCTGCGCTGA
- a CDS encoding benzoate/H(+) symporter BenE family transporter has product MNTPPHSELVSPPIARHPFLRPLADTSPHAVVAGFVATMTGYASSLVLIFQAGRAAHLSDAQISSWIWALSIGMAVSTIVLSLRFRIPVVIAYSTPGAALLIASLPHVPYAEAIGAYVVSAALVTLVGATGWFDALMKRVPAGIAAALLAGILFEIGIEIFHAAQYQTALVVAMFFAYLIAKRVLPRYAILATLAIGTGLAAALGLIDFSHLHVAIAHPVFTMPRFSLATAISIAVPLFVVAMASQNMPGLAVLRADGYTPPSAPLIATTGVASLALAPFGSHGVTLAAITAAICTGPEAHEDRTKRYTAALWCGFFYLVAGVFGATISSLFAALPKALIASIAALALFGSIAGGLTNAMSQPREREAALVTFMVAASGLTLLSIGPAFWALVAGLATQLILHARRA; this is encoded by the coding sequence ATGAATACGCCGCCCCACTCCGAGCTCGTCTCGCCGCCCATCGCGCGCCATCCGTTCCTGCGCCCGCTCGCCGATACCTCGCCGCATGCCGTCGTCGCGGGCTTCGTTGCCACCATGACGGGCTATGCCAGCTCGCTCGTGCTCATTTTCCAGGCGGGCCGCGCCGCCCATCTGTCCGATGCGCAGATCTCGTCTTGGATCTGGGCGCTGTCGATCGGCATGGCCGTTTCGACGATCGTGCTGTCGCTGCGCTTCAGGATACCGGTGGTGATCGCCTATTCGACGCCCGGCGCCGCGCTGCTCATCGCTTCGCTGCCACACGTGCCGTACGCCGAGGCCATCGGCGCTTATGTGGTGAGCGCCGCGCTCGTCACGCTCGTCGGTGCGACGGGCTGGTTCGACGCATTGATGAAGCGCGTGCCGGCCGGCATCGCCGCGGCACTGCTCGCGGGCATCCTCTTCGAGATCGGCATCGAGATCTTTCATGCCGCGCAGTACCAGACGGCGCTCGTCGTCGCGATGTTCTTTGCCTACCTGATCGCCAAGCGCGTCTTGCCGCGCTACGCAATACTGGCCACGCTTGCGATCGGCACCGGCCTCGCAGCCGCGCTCGGCCTCATCGATTTCAGCCATCTCCACGTGGCAATCGCACACCCCGTCTTCACGATGCCGCGCTTTTCGCTTGCCACGGCGATCAGCATCGCCGTACCGCTGTTCGTCGTGGCCATGGCCTCGCAGAACATGCCCGGCCTGGCCGTGCTGCGCGCGGATGGCTACACGCCGCCGTCCGCGCCGCTGATCGCGACTACCGGCGTGGCCTCGCTCGCGCTCGCGCCGTTCGGCTCGCACGGGGTCACGCTCGCCGCCATCACGGCGGCCATCTGTACGGGCCCCGAAGCGCATGAAGACCGGACGAAGCGCTATACGGCCGCGCTCTGGTGCGGTTTTTTCTACCTGGTCGCGGGCGTATTCGGCGCGACGATTTCCTCGCTCTTCGCCGCGTTGCCGAAAGCCCTCATCGCCTCGATCGCGGCGCTCGCGCTCTTCGGCTCGATCGCGGGCGGCCTCACGAATGCCATGAGCCAGCCGCGCGAGCGCGAAGCGGCGCTCGTCACGTTCATGGTGGCGGCCTCCGGCCTCACGCTGCTGTCGATCGGCCCCGCATTCTGGGCGCTCGTGGCCGGCCTTGCGACCCAGCTCATCCTTCACGCGCGGCGCGCTTGA